The Malus domestica chromosome 10, GDT2T_hap1 genome contains a region encoding:
- the LOC103412399 gene encoding potassium channel KAT1-like isoform X2 produces MTFSCTKNFFRRFCIDEYQMDTVAQSSFFSTDLLPSLGARINQSTKLRKYIISPYNPRYRAWGMLLVLLVIYSAWICPFEFAFLPYKRDALFVIDNIVNGFFGIDIILTFFVAYLDSRSYLLVDNPKQIAMRYLSTWFLFDVCSTAPFQSISLLLTNHGSELEFKVLNMLRLWRLRRVSSLFARLEKDIRFNYFWIRCTKLISVTLFAVHCAGCFNYLIADRYPDPKRTWIGAVYPDFKQDSLWNRYVTSMYWSITTLTTTGYGDLHAENPREMLFDIFYMLFNLGLTSYLIGNMTNLVVHWTSRTRIFRDTVRAASEFAARNDLPPTIQDQMLSHICLKFKTEGLKQQETLNGLPKALRSSIAQHLFFPVVQSIYLFQGVSYDFLFQLVSEIDAEYFPPKEDVILQNEAPTDLYILVSGAADLVSNVDGQAQFIRKATAGDTLGEIGVLCHRPQPFTVRTTELSQILRIRRSSLMTTIEANKDDEQIIMNNIFLKLKEQEGLGCEYPHTEGCCSCAGCKDNSPQETSMEEARNDLFTGSEATKKSEIGRSDISTRCAMDVSMMAEDGQTALHTAVRQGHMEMVKILVEGGANVNKPDARGWTPKDLAQQQGNKSITDLLRIYENRRTDEHRIEFIEPETSEITRNCKGNSKRQEGAQFSHSHQRKVPIKSYPSNSIPDGERMRSINRRVTIHMHFQNGSAPQRQLAKLIILPDSMEELLRVAGEKFGGYKPTKVVNEENAEIDDISVVRDGDHLYLLHNDNNNMNSDAA; encoded by the exons atgacgTTTTCGTGCACGAAAAACTTCTTCCGGAGGTTCTGTATTGATGAATACCAAATGGACACTGTTGCTCAGAGCAGCTTCTTCTCTACTGATCTTCTGCCTTCCCTTGGAGCCAGAATCAACCAGTCTACTAAGCTCAGGAAATACATTATATCGCCATATAATCCTCGTTACAG GGCTTGGGGGATGCTACTTGTTCTTCTAGTCATCTACTCAGCGTGGATTTGCCCATTTGAGTTTGCATTTCTGCCTTACAAGCGGGATGCTCTTTTCGTCATTGACAACATTGTCAACGGCTTCTTTGGCATTGACATCATTCTCACTTTCTTTGTTGCCTATCTCGACAGCCGCTCTTACCTTCTTGTTGACAATCCAAAGCAAATCGCAATGAG GTACTTATCAACCTGGTTTCTTTTCGACGTGTGTTCCACTGCACCATTTCAGTCTATTAGCCTCCTCTTGACAAATCACGGCAGCGAACTTGAGTTTAAAGTACTCAATATGCTCCGCCTCTGGCGCCTCCGACGAGTCAGCTCCCTCTTTGCAAG ACTGGAGAAGGACATCCGATTCAACTACTTCTGGATTCGCTGCACGAAGCTTATTTCT GTTACCCTTTTCGCAGTGCACTGCGCAGGATGCTTCAACTATCTGATCGCAGATCGGTATCCTGACCCGAAAAGAACATGGATCGGCGCTGTGTACCCGGATTTCAAACAAGATAGTCTCTGGAACAGATATGTTACTTCAATGTACTGGTCAATCACAACGCTAACCACCACTGGCTATGGAGATCTGCATGCTGAGAACCCTAGAGAGATGCTGTTTGATATTTTCTACATGCTCTTCAACTTGGGATTGACATCTTACCTCATTGGAAACATGACAAATCTTGTAGTTCACTGGACCAGCAGAACCAGAATCTTT AGGGACACAGTGAGAGCTGCATCAGAATTTGCAGCAAGAAACGACTTGCCCCCAACGATTCAAGACCAGATGTTGTCACACATATGCCTCAAGTTTAAGACAGAAGGACTGAAACAGCAAGAGACCTTAAATGGTCTCCCGAAAGCCCTTCGTTCCAGCATTGCCCAACATCTCTTCTTCCCCGTCGTTCAAAGCATCTACCTCTTTCAAGGAGTTTCTTATGATTTCCTCTTTCAATTG GTTTCAGAAATAGATGCAGAGTATTTTCCACCCAAGGAAGATGTAATTCTGCAAAACGAGGCTCCGACCGATCTTTACATACTGGTTTCCGGTGCAGCG GATCTGGTGTCCAATGTTGATGGGCAAGCTCAA TTTATACGAAAGGCAACTGCGGGGGATACTTTGGGAGAAATCGGAGTATTATGTCATAGGCCACAGCCCTTCACCGTTCGGACAACCGAACTTTCCCAGATATTACGAATCCGCAGAAGTTCACTCATGACCACCATAGAAGCAAATAAGGACGACGAGCAAATTATCATGAACAACATTTTTCTG AAACTGAAGGAACAAGAAGGGTTGGGCTGTGAATATCCACATACCGAAGGATGCTGTTCTTGCGCTGGATGCAAAGACAACTCACCTCAAGAAACATCAATGGAGGAAGCAAGGAACGACTTGTTTACAGGTTCAGAGGCTACAAAAAAGAGCGAAATAGGCAGATCTGATATTTCAACGAGATGTGCAATGGATGTCAGCATGATGGCTGAGGATGGCCAAACGGCTCTTCACACTGCTGTTCGTCAGGGACATATGGAAATGGTCAAAATTTTGGTGGAAGGAGGAGCAAACGTAAACAAACCAGATGCTAGAGGATGGACGCCGAAAGATCTAGCACAACAGCAAGGAAACAAGAGCATAACTGACCTTTTACGAATATATGAGAATAGGAGAACAGATGAACATAGAATAGAGTTTATTGAACCGGAAACATCTGAAATAACCAGGAATTGTAAAGGAAATTCCAAAAGACAAGAGGGTGCCCAATTTTCCCACTCTCACCAGAGAAAAGTACCCATTAAGTCCTACCCGAGCAATTCTATCCCTGATGGAGAACGGATGAGATCAATCAACAGGAGAGTAACTATCCACATGCATTTTCAAAATGGAAGTGCACCGCAGAGGCAGCTTGCGAAGTTAATTATCCTACCTGATTCGATGGAAGAGCTACTCAGAGTTGCCG GTGAGAAGTTCGGAGGATACAAACCTACAAAAGTCGTTAATGAAGAAAATGCGGAAATAGATGACATAAGTGTTGTTCGAGATGGTGATCACCTGTATCTTCTTCACAACGACAATAATAATATGAATTCTGATGCGGCTTAA
- the LOC103446189 gene encoding mannosyl-oligosaccharide 1,2-alpha-mannosidase MNS3-like, which yields MSSKTLPYSKKDVHYDNAKFRHRSFFKVITQNLHTSNVKNHCMSCSTGKFLLLLMIFGVAYLMLTHTSPTTDGLVKGSKNGTHEHITSGGIRFGNIFRKPPRLPPQLPAHIKGGRGNTGLDHRKLKSDSKWIARQQNVKKAFIHAWSGYKKYAMGYDELMPVSKRGVDGLGGLGATIVDGLDTAMIMGADKVVSEAGLWIETHLSNKINQTSQVNLFETTIRVLGGLLSAYHLSSVENGMGWTHKGPKPVVYLETAKNLADRLLVGFTSSPTAIPFGDVVLRDPSAHPAPDGRSSTSEVSSLQLEFNYLSSVSGDPKYTVESMRVLEHIKTLPRVEGLVPIFISPRTGEFSGENIRLGSRGDSYYEYLLKVWLQKNRESNFTYLHDMYEEAMKGVRHLLVRKSIPNGLVFVGELPFGADSSFSPKMDHLVCFLPGTLALGATKGLTKEKAMRNNMLNFEDLENLKLAEDLAKTCFEMYSVTSTGLAPEIAYFHTEEFSEGGLDGGNKSSQYMNDIIIKPADRHNLLRPETVESLFVLYRITEDPKYREWGWQIFEAFEKYTRVDAGGYSSLDDVTSVPPHKRDKMETFFLGETLKYLYLLFGDSSVIPLDKFVFNTEAHPIPIEGTAKRG from the exons ATGTCGTCCAAGACTCTACCTTACTCCAAGAAAGATGTCCACTACGACAACGCCAAGTTCCGCCATCGCTCCTTCTTCAAG GTGATAACTCAAAACTTGCACACCAGTAACGTAAAGAATCATTGTATGAGTTGTAGTACGGGAAAGTTTCTACTTTTACTAATGATATTCGGTGTAGCGTATCTTATGCTCACACATACAAGTCCCACCACTGATGGATTAGTGAAAGGTAGTAAGAATGGTACGCATGAGCACATTACGAGTGGCGGCAttaggtttggaaatattttccGAAAGCCTCCAAGGCTTCCTCCTCAGTTGCCGGCTCACATAAAAGGTGGTCGTGGTAACACTGGTCTTGATCATAGGAAGTTAAAGTCTGACTCGAAATGGATAGCTAGGCAACAAAATGTGAAGAAGGCGTTTATTCATGCGTGGTCGGGATATAAAAAGTATGCAATGGGTTATGATGAGTTGATGCCCGTGAGCAAGCGGGGGGTTGATGGGTTAGGTGGTCTAGGTGCAACTATTGTGGATGGCCTTGATACTGCGATGATAATGGGTGCTGACAAAGTTGTTTCTGAAGCTGGTTTATGGATTGAAACACACCTTTCAAATAAGATTAATCAGACGAGCCAAGTCAATTTATTTGAAACTACAATACGTGTTTTGGGTGGTCTTTTGAGTGCATATCATCTGAGTTCTGTGGAAAATGGGATGGGCTGGACACATAAAGGACCTAAGCCAGTTGTTTATCTAGAAACTGCTAAGAACTTGGCTGATCGTCTACTAGTTGGTTTTACTTCTAGTCCAACTGCCATTCCCTTTGGTGATGTTGTTCTTCGAGATCCCTCAGCACATCCAGCTCCTGATGGTCGTAGTAGTACTTCAGAAGTGTCTAGTTTGCAGCTTGAGTTCAATTATTTAAGTTCAGTTTCTGGTGATCCAAAGTACACTGTGGAATCTATGAGGGTCTTGGAACACATAAAGACTCTACCTAGGGTGGAAGGACTGGTACCCATATTTATAAG CCCTAGAACTGGTGAGTTTAGTGGAGAAAATATAAGACTGGGATCTCGTGGTGACAGCTACTATGAATACCTACTGAAAGTTTGGCTTCAGAAAAATCGGGAAAGTAATTTTACGTATCTCCATGATATGTACGAGGAAGCAATGAAGGGTGTCAGACACCTTCTTGTTCGGAAATCAATCCCGAATGGATTGGTTTTTGTAGGGGAATTGCCTTTCGGAGCTGATAGTTCTTTTAGTCCCAAAATGGATCACCTG GTATGTTTCTTGCCTGGCACTCTTGCACTCGGTGCCACGAAAGGCCTTACCAAGGAAAAAGCAATGAGAAATAATATGCTTAACTTTGAGGACCTGGAAAATTTGAAACTCGCGGAAGATCTGGCTAAAACATGCTTTGAAATGTATTCAGTAACCTCTACTGGTCTTGCTCCAGAAATTGCTTACTTCCATACAGAG GAATTTTCTGAAGGAGGTCTTGACGGTGGTAACAAGAGTTCTCAATATATGAATGACATAATCATCAAACCTGCTGATCGTCATAATCTCTTGCGTCCTGAAACTGTGGAATCATTGTTTGTATTGTACCGCATCACGGAAGATCCAAA ATATCGTGAATGGGGTTGGCAGATTTTCGAAGCATTTGAGAAATATACAAGGGTTGACGCTGGTGGATACAGTTCTTTGGATGATGTAACTTCAGTTCCTCCTCATAAAAGAGACAAGATGGAGACGTTCTTTTTGGGCGAGACTCTGAAGTACTTGTACTTGCTGTTTGGAGATAGTTCTGTTATTCCATTggataaatttgtttttaacaCAGAAGCTCATCCTATTCCAATTGAAGGCACTGCCAAAAGGGGATAA
- the LOC103412399 gene encoding potassium channel KAT1-like isoform X1, translating to MTFSCTKNFFRRFCIDEYQMDTVAQSSFFSTDLLPSLGARINQSTKLRKYIISPYNPRYRAWGMLLVLLVIYSAWICPFEFAFLPYKRDALFVIDNIVNGFFGIDIILTFFVAYLDSRSYLLVDNPKQIAMRCVKGFILVQNIQHICFDFCARNNPFLFHTIQTNRYLSTWFLFDVCSTAPFQSISLLLTNHGSELEFKVLNMLRLWRLRRVSSLFARLEKDIRFNYFWIRCTKLISVTLFAVHCAGCFNYLIADRYPDPKRTWIGAVYPDFKQDSLWNRYVTSMYWSITTLTTTGYGDLHAENPREMLFDIFYMLFNLGLTSYLIGNMTNLVVHWTSRTRIFRDTVRAASEFAARNDLPPTIQDQMLSHICLKFKTEGLKQQETLNGLPKALRSSIAQHLFFPVVQSIYLFQGVSYDFLFQLVSEIDAEYFPPKEDVILQNEAPTDLYILVSGAADLVSNVDGQAQFIRKATAGDTLGEIGVLCHRPQPFTVRTTELSQILRIRRSSLMTTIEANKDDEQIIMNNIFLKLKEQEGLGCEYPHTEGCCSCAGCKDNSPQETSMEEARNDLFTGSEATKKSEIGRSDISTRCAMDVSMMAEDGQTALHTAVRQGHMEMVKILVEGGANVNKPDARGWTPKDLAQQQGNKSITDLLRIYENRRTDEHRIEFIEPETSEITRNCKGNSKRQEGAQFSHSHQRKVPIKSYPSNSIPDGERMRSINRRVTIHMHFQNGSAPQRQLAKLIILPDSMEELLRVAGEKFGGYKPTKVVNEENAEIDDISVVRDGDHLYLLHNDNNNMNSDAA from the exons atgacgTTTTCGTGCACGAAAAACTTCTTCCGGAGGTTCTGTATTGATGAATACCAAATGGACACTGTTGCTCAGAGCAGCTTCTTCTCTACTGATCTTCTGCCTTCCCTTGGAGCCAGAATCAACCAGTCTACTAAGCTCAGGAAATACATTATATCGCCATATAATCCTCGTTACAG GGCTTGGGGGATGCTACTTGTTCTTCTAGTCATCTACTCAGCGTGGATTTGCCCATTTGAGTTTGCATTTCTGCCTTACAAGCGGGATGCTCTTTTCGTCATTGACAACATTGTCAACGGCTTCTTTGGCATTGACATCATTCTCACTTTCTTTGTTGCCTATCTCGACAGCCGCTCTTACCTTCTTGTTGACAATCCAAAGCAAATCGCAATGAGGTGCGTAAAAGGCTTCATTCTGGTTCAAAACATCCAACATATATGTTTTGATTTCTGTGCAAGAAATAACCCTTTTTTATTTCACACAATACAAACAAACAGGTACTTATCAACCTGGTTTCTTTTCGACGTGTGTTCCACTGCACCATTTCAGTCTATTAGCCTCCTCTTGACAAATCACGGCAGCGAACTTGAGTTTAAAGTACTCAATATGCTCCGCCTCTGGCGCCTCCGACGAGTCAGCTCCCTCTTTGCAAG ACTGGAGAAGGACATCCGATTCAACTACTTCTGGATTCGCTGCACGAAGCTTATTTCT GTTACCCTTTTCGCAGTGCACTGCGCAGGATGCTTCAACTATCTGATCGCAGATCGGTATCCTGACCCGAAAAGAACATGGATCGGCGCTGTGTACCCGGATTTCAAACAAGATAGTCTCTGGAACAGATATGTTACTTCAATGTACTGGTCAATCACAACGCTAACCACCACTGGCTATGGAGATCTGCATGCTGAGAACCCTAGAGAGATGCTGTTTGATATTTTCTACATGCTCTTCAACTTGGGATTGACATCTTACCTCATTGGAAACATGACAAATCTTGTAGTTCACTGGACCAGCAGAACCAGAATCTTT AGGGACACAGTGAGAGCTGCATCAGAATTTGCAGCAAGAAACGACTTGCCCCCAACGATTCAAGACCAGATGTTGTCACACATATGCCTCAAGTTTAAGACAGAAGGACTGAAACAGCAAGAGACCTTAAATGGTCTCCCGAAAGCCCTTCGTTCCAGCATTGCCCAACATCTCTTCTTCCCCGTCGTTCAAAGCATCTACCTCTTTCAAGGAGTTTCTTATGATTTCCTCTTTCAATTG GTTTCAGAAATAGATGCAGAGTATTTTCCACCCAAGGAAGATGTAATTCTGCAAAACGAGGCTCCGACCGATCTTTACATACTGGTTTCCGGTGCAGCG GATCTGGTGTCCAATGTTGATGGGCAAGCTCAA TTTATACGAAAGGCAACTGCGGGGGATACTTTGGGAGAAATCGGAGTATTATGTCATAGGCCACAGCCCTTCACCGTTCGGACAACCGAACTTTCCCAGATATTACGAATCCGCAGAAGTTCACTCATGACCACCATAGAAGCAAATAAGGACGACGAGCAAATTATCATGAACAACATTTTTCTG AAACTGAAGGAACAAGAAGGGTTGGGCTGTGAATATCCACATACCGAAGGATGCTGTTCTTGCGCTGGATGCAAAGACAACTCACCTCAAGAAACATCAATGGAGGAAGCAAGGAACGACTTGTTTACAGGTTCAGAGGCTACAAAAAAGAGCGAAATAGGCAGATCTGATATTTCAACGAGATGTGCAATGGATGTCAGCATGATGGCTGAGGATGGCCAAACGGCTCTTCACACTGCTGTTCGTCAGGGACATATGGAAATGGTCAAAATTTTGGTGGAAGGAGGAGCAAACGTAAACAAACCAGATGCTAGAGGATGGACGCCGAAAGATCTAGCACAACAGCAAGGAAACAAGAGCATAACTGACCTTTTACGAATATATGAGAATAGGAGAACAGATGAACATAGAATAGAGTTTATTGAACCGGAAACATCTGAAATAACCAGGAATTGTAAAGGAAATTCCAAAAGACAAGAGGGTGCCCAATTTTCCCACTCTCACCAGAGAAAAGTACCCATTAAGTCCTACCCGAGCAATTCTATCCCTGATGGAGAACGGATGAGATCAATCAACAGGAGAGTAACTATCCACATGCATTTTCAAAATGGAAGTGCACCGCAGAGGCAGCTTGCGAAGTTAATTATCCTACCTGATTCGATGGAAGAGCTACTCAGAGTTGCCG GTGAGAAGTTCGGAGGATACAAACCTACAAAAGTCGTTAATGAAGAAAATGCGGAAATAGATGACATAAGTGTTGTTCGAGATGGTGATCACCTGTATCTTCTTCACAACGACAATAATAATATGAATTCTGATGCGGCTTAA
- the LOC103446247 gene encoding uncharacterized protein produces the protein MGFCNSQITFNCMICTFLFLLLLRTPSFSALSSSAPPPFPPSTSTSPKPHEIQHQSPPAAVPTAPTPQYRVFYIKNTPPFELDKQEQIKKHRRMRHKKNRNKKRKKTTAKKDFKTRPFSVMLPKGFIPPSGSSPCQNAYPNSVAFFCDLAPTSAKP, from the coding sequence ATGGGTTTCTGTAACAGTCAAATCACCTTCAACTGCATGATCTGcaccttcctcttccttctcctcctccgcaCCCCCTCCTTTTCCGCCCTCTCCTCCTCCGCACCCCCTCCTTTTCCGCCCTCTACCTCCACCTCACCAAAACCCCACGAAATCCAACACCAGTCCCCACCAGCCGCCGTACCCACCGCCCCCACGCCCCAATACCGAGTGTTCTACATCAAGAACACGCCGCCGTTTGAACTGGACAAACAAGAACAGATCAAGAAGCACAGAAGGATGCGGCACAAGAAGAACAGGaataagaagagaaagaagacgACGGCCAAGAAAGACTTCAAAACGCGGCCGTTCTCGGTGATGCTGCCCAAGGGTTTCATTCCGCCTTCCGGTTCGTCGCCTTGCCAGAATGCGTACCCCAACTCCGTCGCTTTCTTCTGCGACCTCGCTCCCACTTCTGCAAAACCCTAA